The following is a genomic window from Amycolatopsis acidiphila.
ATGGTCCGCGACGGCGGCCACGAGATCGGCAACCACACGTGGAGCCACGGTGATCTCGCCCGGATGCGGGCGGACCCGATGCTGACCGAGATCGAACGGTGCCGGGACGAGCTGGACCGCCTCGTCGGCGCGCCCGGCACGTTCTTCCGGCAGTCGCAGGGCCAGTACGCCACCAGGACCGAGCTCGATGAGGCCGGGAAGGCCGGGTACAGCCGTGTCCTGTCCTACGATGTCGACTCGCTCGACTGGACCGACCCCGGTGCGGACCGGATCCGGCGCGCGGTCCGGGCTGCCCGGGCGGGCAGCATCGTGAGCATGCATCTGGGCCACGCCGGGACCGTGGCCGCGCTGCCCGGAGTGCTCGCCGACCTCCGCGACCGAGGGCTGACCCCGGTCACCGCAAGTCAGCTGCTGGCGTGAAAATGCCCTCGAGGAACAGGGAAACGACA
Proteins encoded in this region:
- a CDS encoding polysaccharide deacetylase family protein, with amino-acid sequence MREQQKDRRWVLGLGLGLGAAVTAGCGSSGPPEPSTPPGTTAAAPTTAASVAPAAGPATQFVRAESGRPEVALTFHGAGDLAITRQVLDVLAQHGAEATVLAVGTWLASAPDGIRMVRDGGHEIGNHTWSHGDLARMRADPMLTEIERCRDELDRLVGAPGTFFRQSQGQYATRTELDEAGKAGYSRVLSYDVDSLDWTDPGADRIRRAVRAARAGSIVSMHLGHAGTVAALPGVLADLRDRGLTPVTASQLLA